One genomic region from Paraburkholderia azotifigens encodes:
- the ribD gene encoding bifunctional diaminohydroxyphosphoribosylaminopyrimidine deaminase/5-amino-6-(5-phosphoribosylamino)uracil reductase RibD gives MFSQTDFVHMERALALAWRGLYTTDPNPRVGCVLVKNGEVIGEGFTQPAGHDHAEIQALKDARKRGHDPKGATAYVTLEPCSHFGRTPPCANALIEAKLARVVAAMEDPNPRVSGRGLSMLRDAGIEVRCGLLENDARELNIGFVSRMTRGRPWVRMKVAASLDGRTGLPSGESQWITSEAARNDGHAWRARASAILTGIGTVKEDNPRMTVRAVDTPRQPHRVLIDSQLDVPPEAQILAGAPTLIFCSTLTPLLEERAAVLHDRGAEIVPLANENGKVDLPRMLDELARREVNELHVEAGYKLNGSLLREGCVDELLVYLAPSLLGNDSMSMFNLAAPGALDGRTQLEFHAVDRIGSDVRILARLIRKTPTH, from the coding sequence ATGTTCTCGCAGACCGATTTCGTCCACATGGAGCGCGCGCTGGCCCTCGCCTGGCGCGGCCTGTACACGACCGACCCGAATCCGCGTGTCGGCTGCGTGCTGGTGAAGAATGGCGAGGTGATCGGCGAAGGCTTCACGCAGCCGGCCGGTCACGACCACGCGGAAATTCAGGCGCTGAAGGACGCACGCAAGCGCGGCCACGATCCCAAGGGCGCGACTGCATACGTGACACTGGAACCGTGCAGCCACTTCGGCCGCACGCCGCCGTGCGCGAATGCGCTGATCGAGGCGAAGCTCGCGCGCGTAGTTGCCGCGATGGAAGATCCGAACCCGCGCGTGTCCGGGCGTGGACTTTCGATGCTGCGCGACGCGGGCATCGAAGTGCGCTGCGGCCTGCTCGAAAACGACGCGCGCGAGCTGAACATCGGCTTCGTGTCGCGGATGACGCGCGGCCGTCCCTGGGTGCGGATGAAAGTGGCCGCCTCGCTGGATGGCCGCACGGGCCTGCCGTCGGGCGAAAGCCAGTGGATTACGAGCGAAGCGGCGCGCAACGACGGACATGCGTGGCGCGCCCGTGCGTCGGCGATCCTGACTGGCATCGGCACCGTGAAAGAAGACAACCCGCGTATGACGGTGCGCGCCGTCGATACGCCGCGTCAGCCCCATCGCGTGCTGATCGACAGCCAGCTCGACGTGCCGCCCGAAGCGCAGATTCTGGCGGGCGCGCCGACGCTGATCTTCTGCAGCACGCTCACGCCGCTGCTCGAAGAACGCGCCGCCGTGCTGCATGACCGCGGCGCGGAGATCGTGCCGCTCGCGAACGAAAACGGCAAGGTCGACCTGCCCCGCATGCTCGACGAACTCGCCAGGCGCGAAGTCAACGAACTGCACGTGGAAGCGGGCTACAAGCTGAACGGGTCGCTGCTGCGCGAAGGCTGCGTCGACGAACTGCTCGTCTATCTCGCGCCGAGTCTGCTCGGCAACGACTCGATGAGCATGTTCAATCTCGCCGCGCCGGGCGCGCTGGACGGGCGCACGCAACTCGAGTTTCATGCCGTGGACAGAATCGGCAGCGACGTGCGGATTCTCGCGCGCCTGATCCGAAAGACGCCCACGCACTGA
- the hemL gene encoding glutamate-1-semialdehyde 2,1-aminomutase: protein MPSNQELFDRAQKTIPGGVNSPVRAFRSVGGTPRFIERAQGAYFWDAEGKRYIDYIGSWGPMIVGHVHPEVLEAVQRVLANGFSFGAPTEAEIEIAEEICKLVPSMEQVRMVSSGTEATMSALRLARGFTNRSRIVKFEGCYHGHADSLLVKAGSGLLTFGNPTSAGVPVDIAKHTTVLEYNNVAALEEAFKAFGGEIASVIVEPVAGNMNLVRATPEFLGALRRLCTEYGSVLIFDEVMCGFRVALGGAQQLYGITPDLTCLGKVIGGGMPAAAFGGRRDIMAHLAPLGGVYQAGTLSGNPIAVAAGLKTLQLIQAPGFYDALSRQTTRLVQGLTEAAREAKIPFAADSVGGMFGLYFSDSVPGSFAEISRCDVPRFNTFFHKMLDAGVYFAPSAYEAGFVSSAHDDAIVDATIAAARGAFKSLA, encoded by the coding sequence ATGCCCAGCAATCAAGAACTCTTCGACCGCGCCCAGAAAACCATTCCGGGCGGCGTCAATTCGCCTGTGCGCGCCTTCCGTTCGGTCGGCGGCACGCCGCGTTTCATCGAGCGCGCGCAAGGCGCGTACTTCTGGGACGCCGAGGGCAAGCGCTATATCGACTACATCGGCTCGTGGGGGCCGATGATCGTCGGCCATGTGCATCCCGAGGTACTCGAGGCCGTGCAGCGCGTGCTGGCGAACGGCTTCTCGTTCGGCGCGCCGACGGAAGCCGAGATCGAGATCGCCGAGGAAATCTGCAAGCTCGTGCCTTCGATGGAGCAGGTGCGGATGGTGTCGAGCGGCACGGAAGCGACGATGAGCGCACTGCGTCTTGCGCGCGGCTTCACGAACCGCAGCCGTATCGTCAAGTTCGAGGGCTGCTATCACGGCCACGCTGACAGCCTGCTCGTGAAGGCCGGCTCGGGCCTGCTGACGTTCGGTAATCCGACGTCGGCGGGCGTGCCCGTCGATATCGCGAAGCACACCACCGTGCTCGAATACAACAACGTCGCCGCGCTCGAAGAAGCGTTCAAGGCGTTCGGCGGCGAGATCGCGTCGGTGATCGTCGAGCCGGTGGCGGGCAACATGAACCTCGTTCGCGCGACGCCCGAATTCCTCGGTGCGCTGCGTCGTTTGTGTACCGAGTACGGCTCGGTGCTGATCTTCGACGAAGTGATGTGCGGCTTCCGCGTCGCGCTCGGCGGCGCTCAACAACTGTACGGCATCACGCCGGATCTCACTTGTCTCGGCAAGGTGATCGGCGGCGGCATGCCGGCCGCGGCCTTCGGCGGACGGCGCGACATCATGGCTCATCTCGCGCCGCTCGGCGGCGTGTATCAGGCGGGGACGCTGTCGGGCAATCCGATCGCCGTCGCGGCCGGTCTGAAGACGCTGCAACTGATCCAGGCGCCCGGCTTCTACGATGCGCTGTCGCGTCAGACCACGCGCCTCGTGCAAGGCCTCACGGAAGCCGCGCGCGAAGCGAAGATTCCGTTTGCGGCGGATTCTGTCGGCGGCATGTTCGGCCTGTACTTCTCGGATTCGGTGCCGGGCAGCTTCGCCGAAATCTCGCGCTGCGACGTGCCGCGCTTCAACACGTTCTTCCACAAGATGCTCGATGCGGGCGTGTACTTCGCGCCATCCGCGTACGAAGCCGGCTTCGTGTCGAGCGCGCACGACGACGCGATCGTCGACGCAACCATCGCAGCCGCGCGCGGCGCATTCAAGTCGCTCGCCTGA
- the pgl gene encoding 6-phosphogluconolactonase: MIELHAFDDPRAQSDALAKAVGDALHASLAARASATRARPTTLAVSGGTSPRPFLQTLSAQPFDWKRIAVTLVDDRWVPETDDASNARLARETLLQNAARDAAFLPLVDTTQSLDGYVAVLNGEAADGTRHLPDVAVLGMGEDGHTASIFADAPEWEHAVSTAEPFVAVHPGAVPHARVSWSMSALKKIDRLFLLIAGQKKLDVLNAAAAAPQKNAISTLANDKGVRLDVYWCAN, encoded by the coding sequence GTGATCGAGCTTCACGCTTTCGACGACCCGCGCGCCCAATCCGACGCGCTGGCGAAGGCGGTCGGCGACGCGTTACATGCGTCGCTCGCCGCCCGTGCGAGCGCGACCCGCGCCCGCCCGACGACGCTTGCCGTGTCCGGCGGCACGAGTCCGCGACCGTTTCTGCAGACGCTTTCCGCGCAACCGTTCGACTGGAAGCGCATTGCCGTGACGCTCGTCGACGACCGCTGGGTGCCCGAAACCGACGACGCCAGCAACGCGCGCCTCGCGCGCGAGACGCTGTTGCAGAATGCCGCGCGTGACGCCGCCTTCCTTCCCCTCGTGGATACGACGCAATCGCTCGACGGCTATGTCGCCGTGTTGAACGGCGAAGCCGCCGACGGTACGCGCCATCTTCCCGATGTCGCCGTGCTCGGCATGGGCGAAGACGGCCACACGGCATCGATTTTCGCGGACGCGCCCGAATGGGAGCACGCCGTCTCGACGGCCGAACCGTTCGTCGCCGTGCATCCCGGCGCTGTCCCGCATGCGCGCGTGAGCTGGTCGATGTCCGCATTGAAGAAGATCGACCGGCTGTTCCTGCTGATTGCCGGTCAGAAAAAGCTCGACGTGCTCAATGCCGCCGCAGCCGCCCCACAAAAAAATGCCATCTCGACGCTGGCGAACGACAAGGGAGTGAGACTCGATGTCTACTGGTGTGCAAACTAA
- the ribH gene encoding 6,7-dimethyl-8-ribityllumazine synthase, which yields MEIGQYQPNLDGDGLRIGIVQSRFNEPVCNGLADACIEELERLGVTGEDVLLVTVPGALEIPLALQKLAESGQFDALIALGAVIRGETYHFELVSNESGSGISRIALDFGIPVANAVLTTENDEQAVARMTEKGRDAARTAVEMANLAVALEQLDGDDDGEGEDEDDEEERA from the coding sequence ATGGAAATCGGACAATACCAACCGAATCTCGACGGCGACGGTCTGCGCATCGGCATCGTCCAATCGCGCTTTAACGAACCCGTCTGCAACGGCCTCGCTGACGCGTGCATCGAAGAACTCGAACGCCTCGGCGTTACGGGCGAAGACGTGCTGCTCGTCACCGTGCCGGGCGCGCTCGAAATCCCGCTCGCGCTGCAAAAGCTCGCCGAAAGCGGCCAGTTCGACGCGCTGATCGCGCTCGGCGCGGTCATTCGCGGCGAGACGTATCACTTCGAACTCGTGTCGAACGAAAGCGGCTCGGGCATCTCGCGCATTGCGCTCGACTTCGGCATCCCCGTCGCGAACGCCGTGCTGACCACGGAAAACGACGAACAGGCCGTCGCCCGCATGACCGAGAAAGGCCGTGACGCGGCCCGCACCGCTGTCGAAATGGCGAATCTCGCGGTCGCGCTCGAACAGCTCGACGGCGATGACGACGGCGAAGGCGAAGACGAGGACGACGAAGAGGAACGGGCATGA
- a CDS encoding ABC transporter substrate-binding protein — MKFRAIMGALCAAGLMCGVATAQAAESVEVLHWWTSGGESKAVGVLKDDLQKQGYTWKDFAVAGGAGAAAMTALKTQVISGNAPSAAQIKGPLIQDWASQGVLVNVDSVAGDWKKNLPPEIDKIMHADGHYVGAPFSVHRVNWLYINKAALDKAGGKVPTTWPEFFAVADKMKAAGIQPIAMGGQPWQDLTLWEDVVLSQGADFYKKALVDLDQKTLTSDKMLGVFDTVRKIQGYFDSGRTGRDWNLATAMVINGKAGMQFMGDWAKGEFANANKKSGSDYICAAVPGTEKSYTFNVDSFVFFQQKGQKAATPGQLALAKTIMSPEFQEQFSLYKGSIPVRLGVPMDKFDDCAKKSYADEQTAIKSGGYVPSLAHGMAQPDAAAGAISDVVTKFMNSNQDSKSAVAALAKAAKTK; from the coding sequence ATGAAATTCCGTGCGATCATGGGCGCCCTGTGCGCCGCAGGTCTGATGTGTGGCGTCGCCACGGCCCAGGCGGCCGAATCTGTCGAAGTGCTGCACTGGTGGACGTCGGGCGGCGAGTCGAAGGCCGTCGGCGTGCTGAAGGACGACCTGCAGAAGCAGGGTTACACGTGGAAGGACTTCGCGGTGGCAGGCGGCGCGGGTGCAGCGGCCATGACGGCACTGAAGACCCAGGTGATCTCGGGCAACGCGCCGAGCGCGGCTCAGATCAAGGGCCCGCTGATTCAGGACTGGGCCTCGCAAGGCGTGCTGGTGAACGTCGACTCCGTCGCCGGCGACTGGAAGAAGAACCTGCCGCCCGAAATCGACAAGATCATGCATGCGGACGGCCACTACGTCGGGGCGCCGTTCTCGGTGCACCGCGTCAACTGGCTGTACATCAACAAGGCAGCACTCGACAAGGCAGGCGGCAAGGTGCCGACCACGTGGCCTGAGTTCTTCGCTGTCGCCGACAAGATGAAGGCAGCCGGCATCCAGCCGATCGCAATGGGCGGCCAGCCGTGGCAGGACCTGACGCTGTGGGAAGACGTCGTGCTGTCGCAAGGCGCGGACTTCTACAAGAAGGCGCTCGTCGACCTCGACCAGAAGACGCTGACGTCGGACAAGATGCTCGGCGTGTTCGACACGGTCCGCAAGATCCAGGGCTACTTCGACAGCGGCCGCACGGGTCGCGACTGGAACCTGGCGACGGCGATGGTCATCAACGGCAAGGCCGGCATGCAGTTCATGGGTGACTGGGCGAAGGGCGAGTTCGCGAACGCGAACAAGAAGTCCGGCTCGGACTACATCTGCGCGGCTGTTCCGGGCACGGAAAAGTCGTACACGTTCAACGTCGACTCGTTCGTGTTCTTCCAGCAGAAGGGCCAGAAGGCAGCGACGCCGGGCCAGCTGGCGCTCGCGAAGACGATCATGAGCCCGGAATTCCAGGAGCAGTTCAGCCTGTACAAGGGTTCGATTCCGGTTCGTCTGGGCGTGCCGATGGATAAATTCGACGACTGCGCGAAGAAGTCCTACGCTGATGAACAGACGGCCATCAAGTCGGGCGGCTATGTGCCGTCGCTGGCTCACGGCATGGCTCAGCCGGACGCAGCAGCAGGCGCAATCTCGGACGTCGTGACGAAGTTCATGAACTCGAATCAGGACTCCAAGAGCGCGGTTGCCGCACTCGCGAAGGCTGCTAAGACGAAGTAA
- a CDS encoding riboflavin synthase: MFTGIVAAVGRIASIKPLGNDPDAGVRLHVDAGGLDMEDVQLGDSIAIQGACMTVIEKSPASFDVDVSRESLNRTVGLGGTGEVNLEKALRSHDRLGGHIVSGHVDGLGTVTRFARVGESHELRVLAPREIGKYLAYKGSITVNGVSLTVNSVNDRDDGCEFSINLIPHTVEVTTLKALKEGTQVNLEIDLIARYVERMLNAPK, from the coding sequence ATGTTTACGGGAATCGTCGCGGCTGTCGGCCGCATTGCATCGATCAAGCCGCTGGGCAACGATCCGGACGCGGGCGTTCGCCTGCATGTGGACGCGGGCGGCCTCGACATGGAAGACGTGCAACTGGGCGACAGCATCGCCATTCAGGGCGCGTGCATGACGGTGATCGAAAAATCGCCGGCGTCGTTCGACGTCGACGTGTCGCGCGAAAGCCTGAACCGGACGGTGGGTCTCGGCGGCACGGGCGAAGTCAACCTCGAAAAAGCGCTGCGCTCGCATGACCGGCTGGGCGGCCATATCGTATCGGGCCACGTGGACGGCCTCGGCACGGTGACGCGTTTCGCGCGTGTGGGCGAATCGCACGAACTGCGCGTGCTCGCGCCGCGCGAGATCGGCAAGTATCTGGCGTACAAGGGCTCGATTACCGTGAACGGCGTGAGCCTCACCGTGAACTCGGTGAATGACCGCGACGACGGCTGCGAGTTTTCGATCAATCTTATTCCGCATACGGTTGAAGTCACCACGCTCAAGGCTCTGAAGGAAGGTACGCAGGTCAATCTGGAGATCGATCTGATCGCGCGGTACGTCGAGCGGATGCTCAACGCACCGAAGTAG
- the ribBA gene encoding bifunctional 3,4-dihydroxy-2-butanone-4-phosphate synthase/GTP cyclohydrolase II, with translation MTLASTLEIIAELKAGRMVILVDEEDRENEGDLVIAAEFITPEAINFMARFGRGLICLTLTQERCRQLNLPLMTHRNGTQYGTAFTVSIEAAEGVTTGISAADRAHTIATAVAANARAEDIVQPGHVFPIMAQPGGVLVRAGHTEAGCDFTALAGLTPAAVICEIIKDDGTMARLPDLLTFAEEHGLKIGTIADLIHYRSRTESIVERVCERTMQTVHGPFRAVMYLDQPSGQPHMALVRGTPTPDRETMVRVHEPLSVLDLLEVGTSTHSWTLDAAMKEIAAHDHGVIVLLNCGDSKEHMIDVFKAFDEKSRAEALKRRPVDFKTYGIGAQILRELGVGKMQVLSNPRKLGSMSGYGLEVTGFVPMPGSAAQKPQNC, from the coding sequence ATGACCCTCGCCTCCACCCTTGAAATCATCGCCGAGCTCAAAGCTGGCCGGATGGTGATTCTTGTCGACGAAGAAGACCGCGAAAACGAGGGCGACCTCGTCATCGCCGCGGAGTTCATCACGCCGGAAGCGATCAACTTCATGGCGCGCTTTGGCCGCGGCCTGATCTGCCTGACGCTCACGCAGGAACGCTGCCGTCAGCTCAACCTGCCGCTGATGACGCACCGCAACGGCACGCAGTACGGCACGGCGTTCACGGTGAGCATCGAAGCAGCCGAAGGCGTCACCACGGGCATTTCGGCGGCGGACCGCGCGCATACCATCGCGACGGCTGTCGCGGCGAACGCGCGCGCCGAGGACATCGTCCAGCCGGGCCACGTATTCCCGATCATGGCGCAGCCGGGCGGCGTGCTGGTGCGCGCGGGCCACACGGAAGCGGGCTGCGATTTCACGGCGCTCGCGGGGCTCACGCCCGCTGCCGTGATCTGCGAAATCATCAAGGACGACGGCACGATGGCGCGCCTGCCCGACCTGCTGACGTTCGCCGAAGAACACGGCCTGAAGATCGGCACGATCGCCGACCTGATCCACTATCGCAGCCGCACGGAATCGATCGTGGAGCGCGTGTGCGAACGCACGATGCAGACCGTGCACGGCCCGTTCCGCGCCGTGATGTATCTGGACCAGCCGAGCGGCCAGCCGCACATGGCGCTGGTGCGCGGCACGCCCACGCCGGACCGCGAAACGATGGTGCGGGTGCACGAGCCGTTGTCGGTGCTGGATCTGCTGGAAGTCGGCACGTCCACGCACTCGTGGACGCTCGACGCCGCGATGAAGGAAATTGCCGCGCACGATCACGGCGTGATCGTGCTGCTGAATTGCGGCGACTCGAAGGAACACATGATCGACGTGTTCAAGGCTTTCGACGAAAAAAGCCGCGCCGAGGCGCTCAAGCGCCGCCCGGTGGACTTCAAGACGTATGGCATCGGCGCGCAGATTCTGCGCGAACTCGGTGTCGGCAAGATGCAGGTGCTGTCGAACCCGCGCAAGCTGGGCAGCATGTCCGGCTATGGGCTCGAAGTGACCGGCTTCGTGCCGATGCCAGGCAGCGCGGCCCAGAAGCCGCAGAACTGCTGA
- the nusB gene encoding transcription antitermination factor NusB — translation MKSARRRSRELATQGLYQWLLSGSPAGEIDAQLRGAQGYDKADHEHLEAILHGVIRDSEALSADLAPCLDRPIDQLSPVERAVLLVAAYELKNHIDIPYRVVINEAVELAKTFGGADGYKYVNGVLDKLSAKLRVDETQAAARKQ, via the coding sequence ATGAAGAGCGCACGCCGACGCTCCCGCGAACTGGCCACGCAGGGGCTTTATCAGTGGCTGCTGTCGGGTTCGCCGGCAGGTGAGATCGACGCGCAGCTGCGTGGCGCCCAAGGGTACGACAAGGCCGACCACGAGCATCTCGAGGCGATCCTGCATGGCGTGATCCGCGATTCGGAGGCACTGTCCGCCGATCTCGCGCCTTGCCTTGACCGCCCCATCGACCAGCTGTCGCCCGTCGAACGCGCGGTGCTGCTGGTGGCCGCGTACGAGCTGAAGAACCATATCGACATTCCGTATCGCGTCGTCATCAACGAGGCTGTCGAGCTGGCGAAGACCTTCGGCGGCGCGGACGGCTACAAGTACGTGAATGGCGTGCTGGACAAGCTGTCGGCGAAGCTGCGCGTCGACGAAACGCAGGCGGCCGCCCGCAAGCAGTAA
- a CDS encoding bifunctional transcriptional regulator/glucokinase — MSTGVQTKAAPGAGQHADGPRLLADIGGTNARFALETGPGEITQVLVYPCAEYPGVAEVIKKYLKDTKIGRVNHAAIAIANPVDGDQVSMTNHDWTFSIEATRRALGFDTLLVVNDFTALAMALPGLTDSQRVQVGGGSRRQNSVIGLLGPGTGMGVSGLIPADDRWIALGSEGGHATFAPMDEREDLVLQYARKKWPHVSFERVAAGPGIEVIYRALAGRDKKRVPSTIEVSEIVKKGLDGDPLAAETIDVFCGILGTFAGNIAVTLGALGGIYIGGGVVPRLGEVFARSSFRKRFEAKGRFEAYLKNVPTYVITAEYPAFLGVSAILAEQLSNRAGGSSSAVFERIRQMRDALTPAERRVADLALNHPRSIINDPIVDIARKADVSQPTVIRFCRSLGCQGLSDFKLKLATGLTGTIPVSHSQVHLGDTATDFGAKVLDNTVSAILQLREHLNFEHVEAAIDLLNGARRIEFYGLGNSNIVAQDAHYKFFRFGIPTIAYGDLYMQAASAALLGKGDVIVAVSKSGRAPELLRVLEVAMQAGAKVIAITSSNTPLAKRATVALETDHIEIRESQLSMISRILHLLMIDILAVGVAIRRAAPASEVSAAVTKARKGADDDTSAVLDWLSHGAAASPKD; from the coding sequence ATGTCTACTGGTGTGCAAACTAAGGCTGCCCCCGGTGCGGGCCAGCACGCCGACGGACCGAGGCTGCTCGCCGACATCGGCGGCACCAATGCGCGCTTCGCGCTTGAGACGGGTCCGGGCGAAATCACGCAGGTTCTCGTCTATCCGTGCGCCGAGTATCCAGGCGTTGCGGAGGTCATCAAGAAGTATCTGAAGGACACGAAGATCGGCCGCGTGAATCATGCAGCGATTGCGATTGCTAATCCAGTCGATGGCGACCAGGTCAGCATGACCAATCACGACTGGACGTTCTCGATCGAAGCGACGCGCCGCGCGCTCGGCTTCGATACGCTGCTGGTCGTGAACGACTTCACCGCCCTGGCCATGGCGCTGCCCGGACTTACCGATTCGCAGCGCGTGCAGGTCGGCGGCGGCTCACGCCGCCAGAACAGCGTGATCGGCCTGCTCGGCCCGGGCACGGGCATGGGCGTGTCGGGTCTGATTCCCGCCGACGACCGCTGGATCGCGCTCGGCAGCGAAGGCGGCCACGCGACGTTCGCGCCGATGGACGAGCGCGAAGACCTCGTTCTCCAGTACGCGCGCAAGAAGTGGCCGCACGTGTCGTTCGAACGCGTCGCGGCCGGCCCCGGCATTGAGGTGATTTATCGCGCGCTCGCGGGACGCGACAAGAAGCGCGTGCCCTCGACGATCGAAGTATCGGAGATCGTCAAGAAGGGACTCGACGGCGATCCGCTGGCCGCTGAAACGATTGACGTGTTCTGCGGCATTCTCGGCACCTTTGCGGGCAACATCGCGGTGACGCTCGGCGCGCTGGGCGGCATCTATATCGGCGGCGGCGTGGTGCCGCGTCTGGGCGAAGTGTTCGCGCGCTCGTCGTTCCGTAAGCGCTTCGAGGCGAAGGGACGTTTCGAGGCTTACCTGAAGAACGTGCCGACCTACGTGATCACGGCGGAGTATCCGGCGTTCCTCGGCGTGTCGGCGATTCTCGCGGAGCAGCTGTCGAATCGCGCTGGCGGAAGTTCGTCGGCCGTGTTCGAGCGCATCCGGCAGATGCGCGATGCGCTGACGCCTGCCGAACGGCGCGTCGCCGATCTCGCGTTGAACCATCCGCGTTCGATCATCAACGATCCGATCGTCGACATCGCCCGCAAGGCCGACGTGAGCCAGCCGACGGTGATCCGCTTCTGCCGTTCACTCGGCTGCCAGGGCCTGTCCGATTTCAAGCTGAAACTCGCGACGGGTTTGACGGGCACGATCCCCGTCTCGCACAGCCAGGTGCATCTCGGCGACACGGCGACGGACTTCGGCGCGAAGGTGCTGGACAACACCGTGTCGGCGATTTTGCAGCTGCGCGAGCATCTGAACTTCGAGCACGTCGAGGCGGCGATCGATCTGCTGAACGGGGCGCGGCGCATCGAGTTCTATGGGCTCGGCAATTCGAACATCGTCGCGCAGGATGCGCACTACAAGTTCTTCCGTTTCGGCATTCCGACGATTGCCTATGGCGATCTGTACATGCAGGCTGCGTCCGCGGCGCTGCTCGGCAAGGGCGATGTGATCGTCGCGGTATCGAAGTCGGGACGCGCGCCCGAGTTGCTGCGCGTGCTGGAAGTGGCGATGCAGGCGGGTGCGAAGGTGATCGCCATTACGTCGAGCAATACGCCTTTGGCCAAACGCGCGACAGTCGCGCTGGAGACCGATCACATCGAGATTCGCGAATCGCAGCTTTCCATGATTTCGCGGATTCTGCATCTGTTGATGATCGATATTCTGGCTGTTGGGGTTGCGATTCGGCGTGCTGCGCCGGCTTCTGAAGTGAGCGCTGCTGTGACGAAGGCACGCAAGGGCGCCGATGATGATACGTCGGCGGTGCTTGACTGGCTTAGTCACGGGGCTGCGGCTTCGCCGAAGGACTAG
- the zwf gene encoding glucose-6-phosphate dehydrogenase, translated as MQTDSSFTFVLFGGTGDLSMRKILPALYEAHRAGMLAASGKIVAVARHEEDRDGYLQWVNEHVKAHVAKNGVDENAWASFIARIEYVKLDLGNAEDFVKLRDAMQDLPSSRVFYLATGPSLFVPICRALASVGLNEHARIVLEKPLGYDLRSSNAINDAVGEIFAEEQIYRIDHYLGKEPVQNLLALRFGNALFEPLWRREWVESIQITIAEELGVEARGDFYDNTGALRDMVQNHLLQLLSIVAMEPPHSMDSDSVRDEKLRVLRALKPIDPREISRLAVRGQYHSGVIRGTSVPAYATEPGVKTDSATETFVALKVEIENWRWAGVPFFLRTGKRLADRVAEIVVNFRAVPHSALGASALRAGANRLVIRLQPNETIRLYCLAKKPGEGMNLSSVHLDLAFDQFFKEGQMEAYQRLLLDVINGRLALFVRRDEQEAAWKWVEPILNEWAASGKPKPYAAGTWGPAAASAMLAQHGTCWLEEEN; from the coding sequence ATGCAAACCGACTCTAGCTTCACCTTCGTTCTCTTCGGCGGAACTGGCGATCTGTCGATGCGCAAGATCCTCCCGGCTCTGTATGAAGCGCACCGTGCGGGCATGCTCGCGGCGAGCGGCAAGATCGTGGCCGTCGCGCGTCATGAGGAAGACCGTGACGGATATCTGCAATGGGTCAATGAACACGTAAAGGCGCACGTCGCGAAGAACGGCGTCGATGAAAACGCGTGGGCGAGCTTTATCGCTCGCATCGAGTATGTGAAGCTCGATCTTGGCAACGCGGAAGACTTCGTGAAGTTGCGCGATGCCATGCAGGATCTGCCCAGCTCGCGCGTGTTCTATCTGGCGACGGGTCCATCGCTGTTCGTCCCGATCTGCCGCGCGCTGGCCTCAGTAGGGTTGAACGAGCACGCGCGTATCGTGCTCGAAAAGCCGCTCGGCTACGACCTGCGTTCGTCGAACGCGATCAACGACGCCGTCGGCGAGATCTTTGCCGAAGAGCAGATCTACCGGATCGACCACTACCTGGGCAAAGAGCCCGTGCAGAACCTGCTCGCGCTGCGCTTCGGCAATGCGCTGTTCGAGCCGCTGTGGCGCCGCGAGTGGGTCGAGAGCATCCAGATCACGATTGCCGAAGAACTCGGCGTCGAAGCGCGCGGCGACTTCTACGACAATACGGGCGCGTTGCGCGACATGGTGCAGAACCATTTGCTGCAGTTGCTCTCGATCGTCGCGATGGAGCCGCCGCATTCGATGGATTCGGATTCCGTCCGCGATGAAAAGCTGCGCGTGCTGCGCGCGCTCAAGCCGATCGATCCGCGCGAGATCAGCAGGCTCGCCGTGCGCGGCCAGTATCATTCGGGCGTCATCCGCGGCACGTCGGTGCCGGCGTATGCAACCGAACCCGGCGTAAAGACCGACAGCGCAACGGAAACGTTTGTGGCGTTGAAGGTCGAGATCGAAAACTGGCGCTGGGCGGGCGTGCCGTTCTTCCTGCGCACGGGCAAGCGGCTCGCGGATCGCGTCGCGGAAATCGTCGTGAACTTCCGTGCAGTGCCGCATTCGGCACTGGGCGCGTCGGCGTTGCGCGCCGGCGCGAATCGGCTGGTCATCCGCCTGCAGCCGAACGAAACCATTCGCCTGTATTGCCTCGCGAAGAAGCCGGGCGAAGGGATGAACCTGTCGAGCGTCCACCTCGACCTCGCCTTCGACCAGTTCTTCAAGGAAGGCCAGATGGAGGCGTACCAGCGCCTGCTGCTCGACGTGATCAACGGGCGCCTCGCGCTGTTCGTGCGTCGCGACGAGCAGGAAGCGGCATGGAAGTGGGTGGAGCCTATCCTCAACGAATGGGCCGCGTCCGGCAAGCCGAAGCCGTATGCGGCCGGCACGTGGGGACCGGCGGCAGCGAGCGCGATGCTCGCGCAGCACGGCACCTGCTGGCTCGAAGAAGAAAACTGA